The genomic stretch CAGGGGCAGCAGGCCGGCTACATCGGCATACACATGCCGATGCTTGGCGAGCAGAACCACGGTTTGTTCGACCCATGGATGACCCATGCGGCTGATCACCATGCGCAAATCGGGGAATTCCTGCGCTACTTCGTCGAGTAGCATGGGCTCAGCGAACTCCAGCTTGCCGACCGGGTTGCGATGGTGCTGTTCAAACACGACCGGCATGCCCCGCCGCATGCACTCCTCGTACAGCTTCATCACAGCCGTGCTGCTCGGATGGAAGTTCTGCATCTCCGGGGAAATAAGCACCCCCTTGAGCTGCAGGTCTTCCTGGGCCTCGCGCAGCGCGTCGCGCCACGCGCGGTCCGTCGGATCAATACCGGCGAAGCCAATCATCTTGGCGGGGTTTCGCCGGACATATTCGGATACGAAACGATTGGGAATCTCCGCCCCGAGATAGTTGCTCTTGAAGGCCAGCACGATCGACTTGTCGACCGGGTCTGAGGCCTCCAGATGGCGCTCCTCATCGGCCTCCACAGGTGGTGCGGCAGCAACCCGCGAAAACTCCGTACTGGGATCCCAAACCTGCGTGTGGCAGTCAACAATCATCTGTGAACTCACGAGCCACCAAGGGTATGGCCACGCGCACTCCGCGCCGAGTCGCGCCGCCGCCCTGGGGGCTTTCCGCTAAATGTTGCGGTTAGATTAGCAACCGCAGCGCTGCGCCGTCAAGCCGTGACTGACGGATATTCGTCACCCGCCCAAGCCGCACGGATACGACTGATTGCGTCGGACGGTGACGCAACCACAATAGGTGCAACACCGTCACCGAGTTCATGTACAGATTGCACGACCCCCCACCAGTAATCCCCGAGCAGGATCGGCGGCAACGGCCGAAGCACC from Phycisphaerales bacterium encodes the following:
- a CDS encoding amidohydrolase family protein, encoding MIVDCHTQVWDPSTEFSRVAAAPPVEADEERHLEASDPVDKSIVLAFKSNYLGAEIPNRFVSEYVRRNPAKMIGFAGIDPTDRAWRDALREAQEDLQLKGVLISPEMQNFHPSSTAVMKLYEECMRRGMPVVFEQHHRNPVGKLEFAEPMLLDEVAQEFPDLRMVISRMGHPWVEQTVVLLAKHRHVYADVAGLLPLAWRSYTALLAAHEYGVMEKLLFGSDFPYRSPAACIEALYSVNQFCHGSNLAPIPREQLRGIVERNALDLLGIQGSATPARPARSAIFADDE